Proteins co-encoded in one uncultured Draconibacterium sp. genomic window:
- a CDS encoding 4-hydroxy-3-methylbut-2-enyl diphosphate reductase, whose protein sequence is MIVEIDRRSGFCFGVINAIKAAEDELKHANQLYCLGDIVHNGMEVERLEKMGLKSISKEEFFTLSNCKVLIRAHGEPPETYEYARANNVELIDATCPVVLTLQEKVKSSYSKHSQMEGQVVIYGKKGHAEIEGLNGQTKHNAIIIESIADVDKIDKSRPVSLYSQTTKRIEDFHAIAQKVKETTEPGVPVEIKDTICRQVSNRVPNLKKFAERFDMILFVAGRKSSNGQYLYTICKEVNDDSYFISNLDEIKPEWFDGVKSVGICGATSTPNWLMEDVEKWIHTNFG, encoded by the coding sequence ATGATTGTTGAGATAGATAGAAGATCGGGATTTTGTTTTGGCGTGATCAACGCGATCAAAGCAGCGGAGGATGAATTGAAACATGCGAACCAACTGTATTGTTTGGGCGATATCGTTCACAACGGAATGGAAGTGGAACGCCTGGAAAAGATGGGACTAAAATCAATCTCGAAGGAGGAGTTTTTCACGCTCAGTAATTGCAAAGTATTAATCCGCGCGCATGGCGAACCGCCGGAAACCTACGAGTATGCCAGGGCGAATAATGTAGAACTGATTGATGCAACTTGCCCGGTTGTACTAACTCTACAGGAGAAAGTTAAAAGTTCGTATTCCAAACATTCGCAAATGGAAGGGCAGGTAGTTATTTATGGTAAAAAAGGACACGCCGAAATTGAAGGGCTGAACGGGCAAACCAAACACAATGCCATTATTATCGAAAGCATTGCCGATGTGGACAAGATCGACAAAAGCCGTCCGGTTTCACTGTATTCGCAAACCACAAAACGTATTGAGGATTTTCATGCCATTGCCCAAAAGGTAAAAGAAACTACGGAACCAGGCGTTCCGGTGGAAATAAAAGATACCATTTGCCGACAGGTGTCGAACCGCGTTCCCAACCTGAAAAAATTTGCCGAGCGTTTTGATATGATTTTGTTTGTTGCGGGGCGAAAAAGCTCGAACGGACAATATCTTTACACCATTTGTAAAGAAGTAAACGACGATTCGTATTTCATTTCAAATCTCGACGAAATAAAACCGGAATGGTTTGATGGCGTTAAGTCGGTGGGAATCTGTGGTGCTACCTCAACCCCCAACTGGCTAATGGAAGATGTGGAAAAATGGATCCACACCAACTTCGGTTAA
- the cmk gene encoding (d)CMP kinase, with translation MNDKKIIIAIDGHSSCGKSTMAKSLAQRLGYVYIDTGAMYRVVTLVALRNGWIENKIPDTQKVIDGLKNIKITFKWDEKAGKNTTFLNGENVEDEIRQLEVSENVSPISTIAEVRHEMVRQQRENGENKGIVMDGRDIGTVVFPDAELKIFMTASPEIRAQRRYLELTEKGDKVNFEEILANVEGRDKIDSTRAVSPLKQAHDALILDNSELTREQQLDWVVNKVKEITEGK, from the coding sequence ATGAACGACAAAAAGATTATAATCGCCATCGATGGCCACTCGTCTTGCGGCAAAAGCACTATGGCTAAGTCTCTTGCACAACGACTTGGATATGTTTATATCGACACCGGAGCCATGTACCGTGTGGTAACCCTGGTTGCCCTGCGAAACGGATGGATTGAGAATAAAATTCCCGACACACAAAAAGTTATCGATGGATTGAAAAACATTAAAATCACTTTTAAGTGGGATGAAAAAGCCGGAAAGAACACCACTTTCCTGAATGGAGAGAATGTGGAAGATGAAATCCGACAGTTGGAAGTTTCGGAGAATGTAAGCCCCATAAGTACCATTGCCGAGGTGCGTCACGAAATGGTACGCCAACAGCGCGAAAACGGAGAAAACAAAGGCATTGTTATGGATGGCCGCGATATTGGCACCGTGGTTTTCCCCGATGCCGAACTGAAGATATTTATGACCGCCTCGCCCGAAATTCGTGCACAGCGACGTTACCTCGAACTCACCGAAAAAGGAGACAAGGTAAATTTCGAGGAAATTTTAGCCAATGTTGAAGGGCGCGACAAAATTGATTCTACGCGCGCCGTAAGTCCGTTAAAACAAGCCCACGACGCACTTATTCTTGATAATAGTGAGCTAACGCGCGAACAACAATTGGATTGGGTCGTTAACAAAGTAAAAGAAATTACTGAAGGAAAATGA
- the porQ gene encoding type IX secretion system protein PorQ, whose protein sequence is MKRKIYLFIFFCFSVLAGKAQIGGEYTYQFLELTNSARIAALGGTQIAIFDSDDLNLPYANPALLHEDMDNRVLINYVNYLADVNYGYASYAKTYNGIGNFAVGMHYINYGQFDEATVAGELTGITFKAAEYALNLIYSNSYKRLNYGINLKPILSSFETYQSFGIAVDLGASIASKDGYTNVAFVVRNFGTQISKYYDGADGERIPLNIQAGVSKRLQHAPLVFSATLQHLNHWDLASGDEEKEFNGETIHQREESFAKQTMRHLVLGAEILPSENFTLRVGYNYQRRQELKFDNKASTVGLSAGFGLKIKRFHFDYAISRFHLAGSSNLFSVSINLNNNF, encoded by the coding sequence ATGAAGCGAAAAATTTACCTTTTCATATTCTTCTGTTTTTCAGTGCTTGCGGGAAAGGCCCAAATTGGAGGTGAATATACCTACCAGTTTCTGGAACTGACCAACTCTGCGCGTATTGCTGCTTTGGGAGGTACGCAAATTGCGATTTTCGATTCAGACGATCTGAACCTGCCCTATGCCAACCCGGCACTACTGCACGAAGACATGGACAACCGTGTTTTGATAAACTATGTAAATTACCTTGCCGATGTAAATTACGGCTATGCTTCGTACGCCAAAACCTACAACGGAATTGGCAATTTTGCAGTGGGTATGCACTACATAAACTACGGGCAATTTGATGAAGCTACAGTAGCCGGCGAACTTACCGGAATAACCTTTAAAGCTGCTGAATATGCGCTTAACCTCATTTATTCCAACAGCTACAAACGGTTAAATTACGGAATCAACCTGAAACCTATTTTATCGTCGTTCGAAACTTATCAATCGTTTGGAATTGCGGTAGATCTGGGTGCAAGTATAGCCAGCAAAGACGGTTATACAAACGTAGCTTTTGTGGTTCGCAACTTCGGCACACAAATTTCGAAATACTACGATGGAGCCGATGGCGAACGCATTCCGCTGAACATTCAGGCAGGAGTTAGCAAGCGCTTACAACACGCCCCGCTTGTGTTTTCGGCTACTTTGCAGCACCTTAACCACTGGGATCTGGCATCAGGCGATGAAGAAAAGGAGTTTAACGGCGAAACCATTCACCAGCGCGAAGAGAGTTTTGCCAAACAAACCATGCGCCACCTGGTGCTCGGAGCAGAAATTCTCCCTTCTGAGAATTTCACCCTGCGCGTGGGTTACAATTACCAAAGGCGTCAGGAGCTAAAATTCGACAACAAAGCATCAACTGTTGGGCTTTCTGCCGGGTTCGGGCTAAAAATCAAACGTTTTCATTTTGACTATGCCATTTCCAGATTCCATTTGGCAGGCTCTTCTAACCTGTTTTCGGTGTCGATCAACCTGAACAATAATTTCTAA
- a CDS encoding aldo/keto reductase translates to MKKLLLNDGNKLPIIGFGTYKSTEQEGIDAVQFALQNGYRLIDTAAFYFNEEAVGKGIKASGIPREEIIVTTKLWRECLGYESTKKELEKSLKKLDLDYIDLYLIHWPANARNYDNWQKANADSWRAMEELKAEGKIKSIGVSNFWQEHLEALFQTAKVKPAVNQIEFHPGYWQPELTAFCKKHNIVAEAWSPLARGRVFDNETLKQIAQNHNQSVAKVCLRWVIQHDVVVIPKSTTHERILDNLDVFGFELTPEEMSLIDNLPEMGFSGELPNIWPERLPLT, encoded by the coding sequence ATGAAAAAACTACTTTTAAACGACGGAAACAAACTACCAATAATTGGTTTCGGCACCTATAAATCAACCGAACAGGAAGGTATTGATGCAGTACAATTTGCTCTGCAAAACGGCTACCGTTTAATCGATACGGCAGCCTTCTACTTTAACGAAGAAGCCGTTGGTAAAGGAATAAAAGCCAGTGGCATTCCGCGCGAAGAAATTATTGTTACCACTAAATTATGGCGCGAATGCCTGGGTTATGAGTCTACCAAAAAAGAACTGGAAAAATCCTTGAAAAAGCTCGATCTCGATTACATCGATTTGTACCTGATACACTGGCCGGCCAATGCCCGCAACTACGATAACTGGCAAAAAGCCAATGCCGACTCCTGGCGCGCCATGGAAGAATTGAAGGCTGAAGGAAAAATAAAATCGATTGGCGTGAGCAACTTTTGGCAGGAACATTTGGAAGCCTTATTCCAAACGGCTAAGGTAAAACCGGCGGTAAACCAAATCGAGTTTCACCCGGGATACTGGCAACCGGAACTTACTGCGTTCTGCAAAAAACATAATATCGTAGCCGAAGCCTGGTCGCCACTGGCGCGTGGACGCGTATTCGACAACGAAACCTTGAAGCAAATTGCACAAAACCATAATCAATCTGTCGCAAAAGTTTGCCTGCGTTGGGTTATCCAGCACGATGTTGTGGTTATTCCAAAATCAACTACCCACGAACGAATTCTGGACAATCTGGATGTATTCGGGTTTGAGCTTACTCCAGAAGAAATGAGCCTGATCGATAATCTCCCGGAAATGGGTTTTAGCGGAGAACTACCAAACATATGGCCTGAGCGGCTACCTTTGACTTAG
- a CDS encoding YkgJ family cysteine cluster protein — protein MNINYKTPEELKLLTDKSRPETNTLLKKLKKKKPKRLDDVVHALHYEAFDNFDCLDCANCCKTIGPRLFDKDIERLAKHLKMKVADFMEQYIKTDEDGDFVFNAHPCPFLLPDNYCMVYESRPKACREYPHTDRKRFYQILDLSHKNCETCPIVLEVFEELKEKNF, from the coding sequence ATGAACATCAATTATAAAACACCTGAAGAATTAAAACTGCTTACCGACAAAAGCAGACCAGAAACCAATACTTTGTTGAAAAAGCTGAAAAAGAAAAAACCCAAGCGGCTTGATGATGTGGTGCATGCGCTGCATTACGAAGCCTTTGATAATTTCGACTGCCTTGATTGTGCCAACTGCTGCAAAACAATTGGGCCACGCCTTTTTGACAAAGACATTGAGCGACTGGCCAAACACCTGAAAATGAAAGTGGCAGATTTTATGGAGCAATACATAAAAACCGACGAAGATGGCGACTTTGTTTTTAACGCACACCCCTGCCCTTTTCTACTGCCCGACAACTATTGCATGGTATACGAAAGCCGCCCAAAAGCCTGCCGCGAATACCCGCACACCGACCGGAAACGATTTTACCAAATCCTAGATTTGTCGCACAAAAACTGCGAAACCTGTCCCATTGTTTTAGAAGTTTTTGAGGAATTGAAGGAGAAAAATTTCTAA
- a CDS encoding DMT family transporter produces MKNKELLASLSALGAIFFWSFSFVWFKIAFIAYKPITVVLFRLLISAFLIVIIARLLKRLQKPQKQDYKLFFLIAFFEPFLYFLGESYGLQYVSSTVAAVIVATIPLFTPIAAWYFYKEKLSLMNTTGLIMSFAGVALVVLNGSFRFDASPLGVGLEFMAVLSAIGYSLVLKSLASRYNTLTILAYQNIIGVLLFLPIWLSIDLKDFLQTPFHPQAFRAILLLAIFSSTLAFVFFTQSVRQLGVTRSNTFTNLIPVFVAILAFFILKDELGLQKIVGIFVVVSGLFLSQIKKKDTNSGIKAVEVHRK; encoded by the coding sequence ATGAAGAATAAAGAATTGCTGGCATCATTATCGGCCCTGGGAGCTATTTTCTTCTGGAGCTTTTCTTTTGTATGGTTTAAAATTGCATTTATAGCTTACAAACCAATTACTGTTGTTTTGTTCCGGCTTCTGATTTCTGCATTTCTGATCGTTATAATTGCTCGTTTATTAAAACGACTGCAAAAACCTCAGAAACAGGACTACAAACTTTTTTTCCTTATCGCATTTTTCGAGCCCTTTCTGTATTTTTTAGGCGAAAGTTATGGGTTGCAATACGTTTCGTCGACAGTAGCAGCAGTTATTGTTGCCACAATTCCATTATTCACGCCAATTGCCGCCTGGTATTTCTATAAGGAGAAACTAAGTTTAATGAATACAACCGGCCTCATAATGTCGTTTGCCGGTGTAGCTTTGGTTGTTTTAAATGGCAGCTTCCGCTTCGATGCATCGCCATTGGGTGTTGGGCTGGAGTTTATGGCTGTTTTGTCGGCCATTGGTTACTCCCTTGTTTTAAAAAGCCTGGCTTCGCGTTACAATACGCTTACTATTCTTGCCTATCAGAATATTATTGGAGTACTCCTTTTTTTACCCATCTGGCTTAGCATCGATTTAAAAGACTTCCTTCAAACACCGTTTCACCCGCAGGCATTCAGAGCAATTCTACTGTTAGCCATATTTTCATCTACATTGGCTTTTGTCTTTTTTACTCAAAGCGTTCGACAACTTGGTGTAACCCGCTCAAACACTTTTACAAATCTTATTCCCGTATTTGTAGCCATACTGGCCTTTTTTATTCTGAAAGATGAACTTGGGCTACAAAAAATCGTTGGTATTTTTGTCGTTGTATCCGGGCTGTTCCTCTCGCAAATAAAGAAAAAGGATACCAACAGCGGTATAAAAGCAGTTGAGGTACATCGAAAATAA
- a CDS encoding sugar phosphate isomerase/epimerase: MISKRITLRLMAVVAVSVLFMQGFVSCNSSSKKAEEKSSETNKELFIGLQLWSVRDNMDENVAATLKAVGESGYKFVETAGYAEGTMYGIDPVEFKEMCESNGLQFLGAHTGQPVPTEETWDETMAWWDTCIAAHKAAGVKWIVQPSMGASAYESLDGIKAYCEYFNAVGEKCNAAGIRFGYHNHDKEFTTEYEGKPLYDWMLELTDPEKVMFELDLYWIAEGGKSAVDYFEKYPGRFELWHIKDEKELGESGKMDFASIFAEREKAGTKYGIVEVERYNFDPIESCKKSLDYLKAQDYVDFYE, from the coding sequence ATGATTTCAAAAAGAATTACTTTAAGACTAATGGCAGTAGTTGCTGTTAGTGTGTTGTTTATGCAGGGATTTGTTTCCTGTAATTCTTCTTCAAAAAAGGCTGAAGAAAAGAGTTCTGAAACGAACAAAGAACTGTTCATTGGGCTACAACTATGGTCGGTGAGAGACAACATGGACGAGAATGTTGCTGCAACCTTAAAAGCAGTGGGCGAAAGCGGATATAAGTTTGTTGAAACCGCGGGTTATGCCGAGGGAACAATGTATGGTATCGATCCGGTAGAGTTTAAAGAAATGTGCGAAAGTAATGGTCTGCAATTTTTGGGAGCACACACCGGTCAGCCGGTTCCAACTGAAGAAACCTGGGATGAAACCATGGCCTGGTGGGATACCTGTATTGCCGCACACAAAGCTGCCGGAGTAAAATGGATCGTTCAACCATCGATGGGTGCATCGGCCTACGAAAGTCTCGACGGAATAAAAGCATACTGTGAGTATTTTAATGCAGTTGGCGAAAAGTGTAATGCCGCTGGTATTCGTTTTGGCTACCATAACCACGATAAAGAGTTTACCACCGAATACGAAGGCAAACCGCTGTACGACTGGATGCTGGAGTTAACTGATCCTGAGAAAGTGATGTTTGAATTAGATTTGTATTGGATTGCTGAAGGAGGGAAAAGTGCCGTTGATTATTTCGAGAAATATCCCGGACGTTTTGAGCTTTGGCACATTAAAGATGAAAAGGAGCTGGGCGAAAGCGGAAAAATGGATTTTGCCTCGATATTTGCTGAGCGCGAAAAAGCAGGAACTAAATACGGCATTGTTGAGGTTGAACGCTACAATTTCGACCCGATTGAAAGCTGTAAAAAAAGCCTGGATTATTTGAAAGCACAGGATTACGTTGATTTTTACGAATAG
- a CDS encoding head GIN domain-containing protein, whose amino-acid sequence MKTIKLFIYGLAMLFSVTSCVDEFTVEGNGIEATESRIITDFEKVKSSGEFEVHITEAPDHDVLIIAEENLLQYIETYVSGATLHIDIKGIRNLQNRLPMQVFISTPTLEGIKQSGSGIITTDYFVSDKMDVVLSGSGKIITAFEAQKVDALLSGSGVIKLSGFADDADFTISGSGNIDAHQLDLYNCTTSSSGSGDMHVTVSRNLRSNISGSGNVFYYGNPGIETHISGSGNVISEN is encoded by the coding sequence ATGAAAACGATTAAACTATTCATTTATGGGCTTGCTATGCTCTTTAGCGTCACTAGCTGTGTAGACGAATTTACAGTTGAAGGAAATGGAATTGAGGCCACGGAAAGCCGCATTATTACCGATTTCGAGAAAGTAAAATCGTCGGGAGAATTTGAAGTTCACATCACCGAAGCACCAGACCACGATGTATTAATAATTGCCGAGGAAAACCTTTTGCAGTACATTGAAACTTATGTATCAGGCGCAACATTGCACATTGACATAAAGGGAATCAGGAATTTGCAAAACCGTTTGCCGATGCAAGTATTTATTTCAACTCCAACCCTTGAAGGCATAAAACAAAGCGGATCGGGAATTATTACCACCGACTATTTTGTGAGCGACAAAATGGATGTGGTACTTTCAGGTTCGGGAAAAATAATTACTGCTTTTGAAGCCCAAAAAGTTGATGCCTTGCTTTCGGGATCGGGGGTAATTAAATTATCAGGGTTTGCCGACGATGCTGATTTTACGATCAGCGGGTCCGGGAATATTGATGCCCACCAGCTGGATCTTTACAATTGTACTACTTCCTCTTCAGGATCGGGTGACATGCATGTTACCGTTTCGCGAAATCTTCGTTCAAATATTTCAGGAAGCGGAAATGTGTTTTATTACGGAAACCCCGGTATCGAAACCCATATTTCGGGCTCTGGCAACGTAATCAGCGAAAACTAA
- a CDS encoding DUF4097 family beta strand repeat-containing protein translates to MIKLKWEIVAGLLILFSPLLVKAQFTDTKEIRKSYAITPETQIEITNKYGKIDVKTWDQDSVKFQINIRVEEKKLSKLEESIDEIDFDIRNSEHYLIVRTIVEKNQGALSREIKRFKETLLSSDGNIQVDYTVWMPDSNRLKIDNKFGDIYIGDFKGEADISLSNGNMKAHNFSNINLTLNFADVSINKIAQGRLDCNCSDLFVKEVGSIHLDSKSTEFEFQQAETLSISSRRDKFRIGDVELLDARSTFTTFRINKMTDRVKIQSEYGGIEIENAGADFSGINIESRSTEINLYFNTKTQFAFNIKNIKSELDMGMDFKVVKEETLDEKENEKQINGYFGNDENASEKLYINANSGNINIRTSYQ, encoded by the coding sequence ATGATAAAACTAAAATGGGAAATAGTTGCCGGGCTGTTGATTTTATTTTCTCCGCTATTGGTAAAAGCTCAGTTTACCGATACCAAAGAAATAAGGAAATCGTACGCCATAACACCCGAAACACAAATTGAAATTACCAACAAATACGGTAAAATCGATGTAAAAACCTGGGATCAGGATTCAGTTAAATTCCAAATAAACATAAGGGTCGAAGAAAAAAAACTATCGAAACTGGAAGAATCAATCGATGAAATTGATTTTGATATTCGAAACAGCGAACATTACCTGATTGTGCGCACAATTGTTGAAAAAAATCAAGGAGCTTTATCTCGGGAAATAAAGAGATTTAAAGAAACACTGCTAAGCTCCGACGGCAACATCCAGGTTGACTATACGGTGTGGATGCCCGATTCCAACCGCTTAAAAATAGATAATAAATTTGGAGACATTTATATCGGAGATTTTAAAGGCGAAGCCGATATTTCCTTGTCGAATGGAAATATGAAGGCCCACAACTTTTCAAATATCAACCTTACCCTGAATTTTGCTGACGTTAGTATAAACAAAATTGCCCAAGGCCGTTTAGATTGCAATTGCAGCGACTTATTCGTTAAAGAAGTGGGGTCGATACATTTGGATAGTAAATCTACCGAGTTTGAATTTCAGCAAGCCGAAACACTTTCAATCTCCTCGCGTCGCGACAAATTCAGAATAGGCGATGTAGAATTACTCGATGCCAGAAGCACTTTTACGACTTTCAGAATTAACAAGATGACAGATCGGGTTAAGATCCAGTCAGAATATGGCGGCATTGAGATTGAAAACGCGGGTGCAGATTTTAGTGGGATTAATATTGAATCGCGGTCAACCGAAATCAATCTTTATTTTAACACCAAAACACAATTTGCATTCAATATAAAAAACATAAAATCAGAACTTGACATGGGTATGGATTTTAAAGTTGTTAAAGAAGAAACGCTCGACGAAAAGGAAAATGAGAAACAAATAAACGGGTATTTTGGAAACGACGAAAATGCCAGCGAAAAGCTCTATATCAACGCCAACTCAGGCAATATAAACATCCGTACTTCGTACCAATAA
- a CDS encoding RNA polymerase sigma factor: MKDEQLRQKGHIHKKIIEASKKGDNRARYELYGLYSKAMFNICYRMLNSREEAEDMLQEAFTQAFTKLESFRYESNFGSWLKRIVVNTCINAINKRKVDLTYCEEIYDYDSEEENNDYEPEYTVANITQAMEQLPEGGRMIFSLYLLEGYDHGEIAQILNIKESTSKTQFMRAKRRVVELLRQTHGEAMDKI; the protein is encoded by the coding sequence TTGAAAGATGAACAGTTGAGACAAAAAGGGCACATACATAAAAAAATTATCGAAGCCAGTAAAAAAGGAGATAACAGGGCGCGGTATGAGCTATATGGATTGTACTCTAAGGCCATGTTTAATATTTGTTACCGAATGCTAAATAGCCGGGAGGAGGCTGAAGACATGTTGCAGGAAGCATTTACACAGGCATTTACCAAACTGGAGTCGTTTCGTTACGAATCGAACTTCGGGTCGTGGCTAAAACGAATTGTTGTAAACACCTGTATTAATGCTATTAACAAACGGAAAGTAGATCTCACCTATTGCGAAGAAATTTATGATTACGACAGCGAAGAGGAAAATAACGATTATGAGCCAGAATATACAGTTGCAAATATTACACAGGCAATGGAACAATTACCCGAAGGCGGAAGAATGATTTTTTCGCTTTACTTGCTCGAGGGCTACGACCATGGCGAAATTGCACAAATACTGAATATTAAAGAATCGACATCGAAAACTCAGTTTATGCGCGCCAAACGCCGTGTTGTTGAACTATTAAGACAAACCCATGGAGAAGCTATGGATAAAATATAA
- a CDS encoding molybdenum cofactor guanylyltransferase, with protein sequence MQITSIILAGGKSKRMGTDKALLELDGRTLLERAINLCRPLSADLLISSNSDFHAGFNYPVIKDEVKNCGPIGGIYSCLKQSNTNWNFVLSVDAAFVDTPFLQFLLKESGDFDAVVPFTEKGAEPLIALYNRSCIDKMEQLLDNRDYKMHNLLKSVNTNWVDAQEYLVANKRLFTNLNRPEDLESSKL encoded by the coding sequence ATGCAAATTACTTCAATAATTCTTGCCGGCGGAAAGAGCAAACGGATGGGTACCGACAAAGCACTGTTGGAGCTCGACGGGAGAACCTTGCTCGAACGTGCAATTAATCTTTGCAGACCGCTTTCGGCAGACCTGTTGATTAGCTCGAACAGTGATTTCCATGCCGGTTTTAATTATCCTGTTATTAAAGATGAGGTGAAGAATTGCGGCCCGATAGGTGGTATTTATTCCTGTTTAAAACAATCGAATACCAACTGGAACTTTGTTTTAAGTGTTGATGCTGCATTTGTTGATACGCCTTTTTTACAATTTCTATTAAAAGAATCAGGCGATTTTGATGCGGTAGTTCCGTTTACCGAGAAAGGAGCTGAACCGCTAATTGCACTTTATAACAGAAGTTGTATCGATAAAATGGAACAGCTGCTTGATAATCGTGATTACAAAATGCACAATTTGCTGAAGAGTGTAAATACAAATTGGGTTGATGCGCAGGAATACCTTGTTGCCAATAAGCGCTTGTTTACCAATTTAAACCGACCAGAAGATTTGGAATCATCCAAACTCTGA
- a CDS encoding Crp/Fnr family transcriptional regulator has product MGNTNCNCEDCQLRGIFFSHVKDDALLNICDLKKERRFSKGESIIKEGETITEFLYMKKGLVKLSKKSLNGKDQIISFSKPFDFVSLLSVFSSNQYKYSVTAIEETTVCSMQLEIVKKQAHENALFSMDLMSHISQMTDKIIHDNLAIKRKHLKGRIAHVLLYFAEYIYNRDSFELPIARREIAEYIGMTTENVIRTLSEFKKDKIIRTVGKSIYIIDKKRLKNISEFG; this is encoded by the coding sequence ATGGGGAACACAAATTGTAACTGCGAAGACTGTCAGCTAAGAGGTATATTTTTCTCACATGTTAAAGATGATGCACTGCTGAACATCTGTGACCTGAAAAAAGAGCGACGTTTTTCGAAAGGAGAATCCATTATTAAAGAAGGCGAGACAATTACAGAATTTCTGTACATGAAGAAAGGTCTGGTAAAACTTTCGAAAAAATCGTTAAACGGAAAAGACCAAATTATCAGCTTTTCTAAACCATTCGATTTTGTGAGTCTTTTATCTGTATTTTCATCCAACCAGTATAAATACTCGGTTACAGCAATTGAAGAAACCACCGTGTGCAGCATGCAACTTGAGATTGTAAAAAAACAAGCTCATGAAAATGCCCTGTTCTCTATGGATTTAATGTCGCACATTAGCCAAATGACGGACAAAATAATTCACGATAACCTGGCGATAAAACGCAAACACCTTAAAGGAAGAATTGCTCATGTGCTCTTATATTTTGCCGAGTACATTTACAACAGAGATAGTTTTGAGCTCCCGATAGCACGTCGCGAAATAGCCGAATATATTGGCATGACTACGGAAAATGTAATTCGCACACTTTCGGAATTCAAAAAAGATAAGATCATTCGTACCGTTGGAAAATCAATTTACATCATCGACAAAAAACGGCTAAAGAATATTTCAGAGTTTGGATGA